The Brienomyrus brachyistius isolate T26 unplaced genomic scaffold, BBRACH_0.4 scaffold48, whole genome shotgun sequence DNA segment tgaaatgtttgtggtttcttgtagaaaTAACAGAAGCACTTAAGAtttgcctccaggacatcacacctcctattaagcgcctttacaaagtaagtaatttccttgaaatatcatcaaaatatttttttttctggacagctctaagactgggtttccgtgggacattagtcaagtcaagtcaagtaggttttattgtcatttcaacaaTAAACATCCACAACGCTCCAACCGGAAGCCCTGGATAACTACGGGGGTGCGCATGCTCAATAGTTTtgtgttccctcacaatacttttcctaataataataactgtactctgtccatttaaagtacaaaagttagaattaatggattaataagtataaaccaaaacaaTACAGACGTGTCCAGTtaagtgtactttactgtttacagtaactggcagtcattggacaaagtgcaattcttattatcattattattaattattaatattattatcatcatcattatttgttattattattattattatccatccattttccaaaccgcatatcctactgggtcgcgaggggtctgaagcctatcccggaagcaatgggcacgaggcagggaacaacccaggatagggggccagcccatcgcagggcacactcacacaccatgcattcacacatgcacacctacaggcaatttagcaactccaatttgcctcagcatgtttttggactgtggggggaaaccggagtacccggaggcaaccccacgatgacatggggagaacatgcaaactccacacacacgtgttacccaggcggagactagaacctgggtcccagaggtgaggcaacagtgctaaccactgcaccaccatgccaccccctaaataatcccttaattaataaaaattaatgggtgaaataaagaattttaagGGTTTACGGacccttataataatattaaactccctttattagaattgcaggcaaatgtaagtaattttaaatAGTAAAGGAACCTTACAATACTCTTAAACTGCCccttaattaatcagaattaaagggcaatgttatgtaattacagagcgtcaaacaatcttaaattgccccttaattcataaaaaaaattaaggggtgaaataaggattttttgaGTGTTAATTTAAGAGGCAATTTTGAAAAATTAAGGGGGGAAATTCAGTAGTTTTACTAACACACACCTTGTTTATACCTGTATACCACTGTGAGTCCAAGTCCTCGCCCAGCATTTACTGACACAGGTTAATGTAAAGAaacatcagcacattttaacatgGCCACAATTCCATCTTTGGTAAATACCTTATATATAGAACATAATATGGATTTGCAGACACCCTCAAAAACCCTGTAATAACAAGAATAAGGCTATATAAACTTTTTCACTGGCTGGTTCTTTTTTTATCTCATACATCTTACTGACTGATCCGAATgtcaatacattttgatgtacaaGTTGTAGTAACTGCATGTTTGAAGAAGCTCCATCCTCCTaatattttttcttctttaccaTTATAGGCAGGAGAAAGAGTGAAATGGAGGAAAAAATACATAGATGGGTCAAGTAAGCAGCAGGAGCAAAGAGCAGAAGAGGAAATAGGAAAGAAGaagggagaggaaaagagagagagaggagagaagacagatgaggagggaaaagcagtggaagaaggaagcaacaaatgtaaaggaggaagaggctatgaagacggagcttatagcccagcgaaggctttccaagcccaagggggcaagcggccggtaaaaggaaggaagcaacaaacgtaaaggaggaagaggctatgaagacggaacttatagcccagcgaaggctttccaagcccaagggggcaagcggccggtaaaaggaaggaagcttttctcattgtaattcattcatgcatgataataaaACAATACGTTTGTCATATTGGCTTGTGatttattatgctttatttttacataaacatttgagCACACAATTAAAATTATGTGGTGATATAAGGATATTTTAAGTGCTTAAGAACTTAAAACAGTCTTAaataatctatccatccattttcaaaaccgcttatcctactgggtcgcggggggtccagagcctatcctggaagcaatgggcacgagtcagggaacaacccaggatggggggccagcccatcgcagggcacacacacaccattcactcacacatgcactcctatgggcaatttagcaactccaactagcctcagcatgtttttggactgtggggggaatctgaagtacccagagggaaccccatgacgacatggggagaacatgcaaactccacacacatgtaacccacgcggaaactcgaacccgggtcccagaggtgtgaggcaacagtgctaaccagtgcacctgtcagagttcgctggttaaagcgggtagtgcgcacaggctgacaagcgggcaggaagcaggcaagcaggcggagtacggggaaaacggggatttattcgggatcgggacggagcagacagcactaagactaactaacatcaatgacggaccagaaactaaggcaagtcatggactgaaatagacgagactggcgaaaataagtggacacagctgggcaagatcagggaagcacacgtggataatcagggggcgtggcacacacgaggatcgtacgagccgggcatgacagcaccaccatgccgcccctgaagtagtacactcttacttaatttattaattaaccagaaagtattagttatatactgatcccacgttcgttcattcttaatcataacagttactttatttgttcatcatttgtacttgagtagttactgagttattactgagtaatgtgtatttgaacaatataaaatataataatatatgtgctataaatcaacaaaccattgtcctttccttttatccactgcagggctgcaggaagcagcatacagaggaaatgccttgggcgggatggtagcccggatcagggctcacatactggctcacatgtgagcaatgaagaagtagcacttcatgTGTACAGGAGAAAAACAGCaaccagaggaatcctatgcaatctcagtgagaataaactccccagacccaggactggggcaggaattgcaggattctcctctagcatttattttggcatactgtatttattgctattatccttggtacatgtttatatttgccaataattgaaattgaaataaacatgattattattcatccatcctcgtaccgcatatcctggagacgagggcctggagcttatcccaggtagcataggacacaatggtatacttttggatgggatgtcagtccattgcagggaatgcactcactcacacactgtgggcaatttagagatgacagtctattattattaggatacctatagtttttagtagttttcactattattatgctttttgccatgggagtctatggcagcccatagagctgattggcaactttttttaaatttggcacatcgatagaggtcagttccaactattcataccaaatttgggttcaatccatccatcactctagcgccacccacaggccaaatttcaagaaatgtttttgtcttattctgtttcttatcattgtatgattatgctatttacttttaagtattagcattacctgtcttggtgacatcccataatacagctctgatgacctgatcacatataaaacacttcccacgcagcacattatgctttactatctatttattattcaaacatcaaactttgatgacgtcaatgtatatccctgacataaatcactgacgtgaagctatggacatcatacttaactagctgacgttttagtattttatatagcatgatgggtgcagatctaacttagtgtataacttagtttcggcagtAGTTTTGCTATATAGAGTCCATTGTTTATGGCACACGGCCATAAACAACCAGAGGAGTCTGTTCAGTGACAGGTTGTTTCTCCCAAAGACAAGGACCAACAgacttaaaaactcctttgtcccatacgccatcaagctgtttaactcctctctggaggggagagggaggggaaacaggtggacaaaggagggggggacaaCTAAGCTGTAGTGGCTCTTCACTTCACTGTGCAATACTCTTGTGCAATACCTTTGGTTTTTGGttcaatactggaaatgtgcaatacttttggttttttgGTTCAATACTGGGAATGTGCAATTCCATTGTATTCTCTTATTCCTATTTATCCTATTTATcccttttgtattttatttttctttgcatctatatatgtatatatataacatttgctcacgttgttattttttttttttgtaacttctgtcggtgctgtgctcttggaatccgaatttcccagaggaatctacccgagggattattaaagtttctatctatctatctatctatctatctatctatctatctatctatctatctatctatctatctatctatctatctatctatctatctatctatctatctatctatctatctatctatctatctatctatctatctatctatctatctatcgtcatgatcccatagttagcggaagcgaaaatagtgtaattagtacaagtactgaagaaatgtaatgtaatgtaataccgaacagctttcaaaaatgcggtaccgcaatacctttttggcaccggtatcccgcgcagcatcagtctgcctgagatatttgataaagtgtggatcttcctatacgtgcagcacgaataaataaaaacctctgctttgtatacttgacaaatctgtgtgtgtcatcatactcaaaaccgccccaaataagccacgaaattaaccatgaattctaccctactgtggtacacagctttgcttcttatgtttctttcacacaaaaagttgcaggttgatgacaaaacgtgctcgcgtccggaccagtaagtgcaacaggggggcagaactgctcccattttatcgtataacttatcttattatttagtatctgtctttgtatgtacagtggtgcctcgacccacgaacagtcctgatcacgaataaatcgggttacgaaccagatgttccaaaatgttttgtaccggttgtcgaaccgtgtttcgggccgcgaacccataaacgtcccgaaaagggtccaatgaaagctccccaaagaaccacctgaaacgcgaagaaatgtccagtataataataatttaaaaaaatcatattttcgaaattactgcatttgactgttactcagtcttttaatgttgattgtttagttttttggggggatgttttgtggttcttttccgtgttttggcgtctttcgagcgaccagcgtatgctcagttttaatgttttatttaatttagcatttgttagcatgtaaatgtaaatgtatgctctcagttatatgtgcacagtctgtcataatttgattgtacggtagggggtgttgagttgtactgcgcgtgctcgaagtgtatgtatgtatgtatgtatagagtgacctaaagagaaagacggcgatatgtcctagttcatggtgaataacgtgttgtgtgaacttatttttccatttataaatcctctattattgttagtcttctcccgattttcttatcgctgcaccgacagtttgacgtgccaacagcattatttgttacaagtaaagttattttaatttaagtctatattcttggtcgcgttctccccatgttgtcgtgggctttcctccgggtaccacctaaattgcccgtaggagtgcatgtgtgagtgaatggtgtgtgagtgtgtcctgcaatgggctggcccccccatcctcgatttttccctgccttgtgcccattgcttccgggataggcaacccagtaggataagcggtttggaaaatgtatggatggattcttggtcacagaaaaatataaaaaattgaaggaaaattcagtgtttctgaagtttaaacatattgaacataatacacatttacattatttgaaatgggagaaattgattgaggtcacgcacttttcacgtcaggaactaagttcgtgagccgaggtatgactgtatattgaaatatgtttgtgtaaaattcagtatattgtttggattatatttaaattttatgtgcaggttagttagtgtcatatgcagggttgccaaccctcactcaagatTTCTTGCAGtcaatctgttttgttccattataaacctaaaattagctgcatcaaaagtgttggggtagtctgcaaaccctccagactatttacaaggtagtaagactgttacacatatggagatgaatgtgcagacttgtctggaattgagaatctcatgccagccagctgaccaaagatagcagctttgcctgtgcagtaatgcggttgttgattgggaaggtgtgggtcagtgcagaagtgtagtccacatgtcaggagtgactgacagctccattgcattgcctgtatgtcatttttcctcattcagaatcagacgaatggagaaagctgtttgctggagcgacgacagatactgggcaacttgggacaagtggggagaggtgattgactggggagatgagaaagagctgtgctccccagcagaatcaccttctgaccaggctgacagttccactgagtcacattcccgaaggcgaattgccaaggcagttagctggacggatgatgcttattgggcagcctgggacaagtgggaagagatcatctgctggggtgatgaagaggagtgctcccaagtaactccacccactagccagcttgggagggatgaggggatagatgtacatgggttggaggcttttgtgatgaataacaggacaatctccataaagcctgtagacaaccatcgAGACAGTCTGgagataggagctgtgctggtagacctctgccagtttgatctcgaatatttagatcaaagtaaatttgattttgaaattgtacaagtacaaattggagaagtcaaagtggaggagactagagaaaaggcttttgaaaaagcatttgaattggaaattgtggatgtggcagtagaagttataaacagtgaattccagctgaatgctataaatttggatattgttgaaactaaggtggacaaattattattggaagaactgatcgttggcgatttagaagcaggcaatgtgaaggtgtcagtgtcaaatggcaatgtggtgaaggtacccttaaggtacccttcaccacagaggaacagaaggaccaggcaaccttagaccatactctctggtggttgactcgtggcaactggacttgtctctgaaagttagaaacatttcgctgctcatccaatcagcttcttcagactgagggaggtagtaagtgtccacatatttatcctcctgggtaagtagtataagggggctcgttgagtgaaacaaagtgggggggggggagttgcgggtagatgtatccagtccctcctactccaatagagtgggtcgttaagggtggtccacctggtggaggtgtgaattgggtctgtttttttcctgggaataatttttgttttggcaaatgatgagagggccgcaggttaaattggagacaggttgtgcctaatgcctctacctctgttgagtgaggggttgtgcatttgcacatgcaaagctgcttggacgagcggtgaaacgtttctacctttcagagaggtacaatgtctttggatgtcttttgtcttgtgcagtctgggagttgactgaatgctggggcgggggtagcttttcctttgtagtggggtccggtggggcgccttgggctctgtggggcccggtggtgctgctgccttgggggggaggtattttgcccccccccattcctttcctccccatccctaaatgcttccctcctcccgctccatcacaccaccacacatgtagggctttgaggtgtaggtgcgttgctgggatgcagggtaggtattcctcctctgtcccctcgcgaccacctgtacctcattcatacactacaacgtagacactctcattacttactctctcatgacacatacatttagggcgttggggatgggcacacagaatggcatccagagggcggtctgttcattcagccttacctctggtgccagggcccacatctcaattttaatcacacatagacattgagggctctggggagaggccgagctaacaccagctgttggtcggcagggggtggttagtgccatgcccttcacctgttttaaaagcactttagaacaacacacaccaacaccacatctgagcgggcgaaggggggcatggggtcttttcacacccccgttccctgttcgccatttggggctgagaggaagagctggccgtctggtcggggtctgggctggtgggcttctcggctactgcggggtccggcgtgatcttctggtctcctcgccagaggaaaaataggggtccacatagagtatatatggggagtgagagtatgtgtacagcgttcatttctgtgtgtctaaatgttgggtgaatgtgtaaatatttgtttatgtctgcatgagggtgggaacgtatgcttgtatatgtgtgtgcctgtttgtctatacacacgtgtcaggttgggtcctagactccacctgaaataacatctcgggcacaataaagtggtcctccgcagagggggggtggtggagggaaaaaaaaaaaaaagcttgtgacccaccgaccgatttcttatttgattactgttgttccttgtcttgtttttgacccctcgtggtctgcttttgtttttattagtgtctctagtgtttttcccctttcctcctttgaatccctgagtgagtcgtccactctctgtttctgcttgctccatgacacgctgtcgctctcaatccgccctggacctgtgacagtatttctgtttttgcttttgtttggacgtactgagtttaggatacctagcttagaaggaatagtttagcctgtcatgtgtaacgttgttaaatgcgctgatatcagtgttatgtcacagtaccagaaacttaaaatggtacattttgttttctttttgttttcttgcaattactacatacaaatgtttaatgttttgctgacatctaattagaaaataaatgcatttatgctttaaatgatctttttgttgtcttcaatcatttcaacaggtgaaaatgacctgaaatcaatgagtttgaacactggacactacattccgtgtttgtgtataaagtcatgtttagcggacatgcgagttcattcgtatccttttccccagagacaaaaagtaggctaggctaatgggaaaaaaaacacacaaatatatagacctaatgtcagtgtattattcatgaggttttgtaatatctgagaccaaattaaacttaatctgtgtatttaatggatttatgtgctattgctacggatttaattggtaaataggcctttttccaagcaattgaatatttaaatgggaatgttttacgttattgatttagctttaatcatgaagtaccaagcttgatatcaatccatgtctaatgtgacatattcaggacacgcaaagtctatacacataggcacagactatggctgggattcgtgtggcctaccctgcagatgggaggccaacactgcatggtatatattctttaaatttatttaatattagttacataattactcatatagaccatgttaatacttaacagtgtatgtaaagaaaattatactctcatttgacattaatgtgtgaagtgcatgtaagtatggaatatccatccattggctgtagcacttatcatattcaaggtcaaagccagaagctatggatgcaagactgggacaacaggagctgaccctgacaggaagctcatctcataatgatattccccacaccgtgctgctacttgcagagctttgctgg contains these protein-coding regions:
- the LOC125723412 gene encoding uncharacterized protein LOC125723412 isoform X1; its protein translation is MRLHLLFCTKMARIRRMEKAVCWSDDRYWATWDKWGEVIDWGDEKELCSPAESPSDQADSSTESHSRRRIAKAVSWTDDAYWAAWDKWEEIICWGDEEECSQVTPPTSQLGRDEGIDVHGLEAFVMNNRTISIKPVDNHRDSLEIGAVLVDLCQFDLEYLDQSKFDFEIVQVQIGEVKVEETREKAFEKAFELEIVDVAVEVINSEFQLNAINLDIVETKVDKLLLEELIVGDLEAGNVKVSVSNGNVVKVPLRYPSPQRNRRTRQP